A stretch of the Alosa alosa isolate M-15738 ecotype Scorff River chromosome 16, AALO_Geno_1.1, whole genome shotgun sequence genome encodes the following:
- the arhgef4 gene encoding rho guanine nucleotide exchange factor 4 isoform X2, translated as MGFRDVLPAGVQLISDGSVVYAEALWDHVTMDDQELGFNAGDVIEVVDATNKEWWWGRILDSEGWFPASFVRLRVNQDEPMEEYLAQLEEAREEDCRGVSLLLGPGLPCKEQMRTNVINEIMSTERDYIKHLKDICEGYIKQCRKRTDMFSEDQLRTIFGNIEEIYRFQKKFLKGLEKKFNKEEPHLSEIGSCFLEHQTDFQIYSEYCNNHPNACLQLSKLMKVNKYVFFFEACRLLQKMIDISLDGFLLTPVQKICKYPLQLAELLKYTNPQHRDYADVEAALNAMKNVARLINERKRRLENVDKIAQWQSSIEDWEGEDVLTRSSDLIFSGELTKISQPQGKSQQRMFFLFDHQMVYCKKDLLRRDMLYYKGRMDMDQMEVLDVEDGKDKDFNVSVKNALKLRSPGGDEVHLLCAKKPEQKQRWLRALADERTQVQHDRETGFSITEVQKKQAMLNASKSHPSGKPKAVTRPYYDFLLRQKHPSLPSAVPQQQVFMLAEPKRKTSNFWQNIGRLTPFKK; from the exons ATGGGGTTCCGGGATGTGCTACCAGCAGGAGTCCAG CTGATCAGCGATGGCAGCGTCGTCTACGCCGAGGCGCTGTGGGACCATGTCACCATGGATGACCAGGAGCTGGGCTTCAACGCCGGTGACGTCATCGAAGTGGTAGATGCCACCAACAAGGAGTGGTGGTGGGGCCGCATCCTGGACAGCGAGGGCTGGTTCCCTGCCAGCTTTGTTCGG tTGCGTGTGAACCAGGATGAGCCCATGGAGGAGTACCTAGCGCAGCTAGAGGAGGCCCGGGAGGAGGACTGCCGGGGGGTCAGCCTGCTGTTGGGCCCCGGCCTGCCCTGCAAGGAGCAGATGAGGACCAACGTCATCAACGAGATCATGAGCACGGAGCGAGACTACATCAAACACCTGAAGGACATCTGCGAG GGCTACATCAAACAGTGCCGCAAGCGAACCGACATGTTCTCAGAGGACCAGCTGAGGACCATATTTGGCAACATCGAGGAGATTTACAGGTTTCAGAAGAAGTTCCTCAAGGGCCTGGAAAAGAAGTTCAACAAAGAGGAGCCCCACCTCAGTGAGATCGGCTCATGTTTCCTCGAGCAC CAAACAGATTTCCAGATCTACTCGGAGTACTGCAACAACCACCCCAACGCCTGCCTCCAGCTCTCCAAGCTCATGAAGGTCAACAAGTATGTGTTCTTCTTTGAGGCGTGCCGACTGCTTCAGAAGATGATTGACATCTCTCTGGACGGCTTCCTGCTCACGCCCGTGCAGAAGATCTGCAAGTACCCTCTGCAGCTGGCCGAGCTGCTCAAGTACACCAACCCTCAGCACAG GGACTATGCGGATGTGGAGGCTGCCCTAAATGCCATGAAGAACGTGGCGAGACTTATTAATGAGAGAAAACGCCGTCTGGAGAACGTGGACAAAATTGCCCAGTGGCAGAGCTCCATAGAAGACTGGGAG ggtGAAGATGTCCTCACTAGAAGTTCAGATCTGATTTTCTCAGGGGAGCTGACGAAGATCTCACAGCCACAAGGAAAGAGCCAGCAGCGCATGTTTTTCCTGTTCGATCATCAGATGGTCTACTGCAAGAAG GACCTCCTACGTAGAGACATGCTTTACTACAAGGGCCGTATGGACATGGACCAGATGGAGGTGCTGGACGTGGAGGACGGCAAGGACAAGGACTTCAACGTGAGCGTGAAGAACGCCCTGAAGCTGCGCTCGCCCGGCGGGGACGAAGTCCACCTGCTGTGCGCCAAGAAGCCCGAGCAGAAGCAGCGCTGGCTGCGTGCCCTCGCCGACGAGCGCACTCAGGTGCAGCACGACAGAGAAACAG GCTTCTCCATCACTGAAGTCCAGAAGAAACAGGCCATGTTGAATGCCAGCAAAAGCCATCCCAGTGGGAAACCCAAAG CGGTGACCCGACCCTACTACGACTTCCTGCTGCGGCAGAAGCACCCGTCGCTGCCCTCTGCTGTGCCCCAGCAGCAGGTCTTCATGCTGGCTGAGCCCAAGCGCAAGACCTCCAACTTCTGGCAGAACATCGGCAGACTGACGCCTTTCAAGAAGTGA
- the arhgef4 gene encoding rho guanine nucleotide exchange factor 4 isoform X3 — MDDQELGFNAGDVIEVVDATNKEWWWGRILDSEGWFPASFVRLRVNQDEPMEEYLAQLEEAREEDCRGVSLLLGPGLPCKEQMRTNVINEIMSTERDYIKHLKDICEGYIKQCRKRTDMFSEDQLRTIFGNIEEIYRFQKKFLKGLEKKFNKEEPHLSEIGSCFLEHQTDFQIYSEYCNNHPNACLQLSKLMKVNKYVFFFEACRLLQKMIDISLDGFLLTPVQKICKYPLQLAELLKYTNPQHRDYADVEAALNAMKNVARLINERKRRLENVDKIAQWQSSIEDWEGEDVLTRSSDLIFSGELTKISQPQGKSQQRMFFLFDHQMVYCKKDLLRRDMLYYKGRMDMDQMEVLDVEDGKDKDFNVSVKNALKLRSPGGDEVHLLCAKKPEQKQRWLRALADERTQVQHDRETGFSITEVQKKQAMLNASKSHPSGKPKAVTRPYYDFLLRQKHPSLPSAVPQQQVFMLAEPKRKTSNFWQNIGRLTPFKK; from the exons ATGGATGACCAGGAGCTGGGCTTCAACGCCGGTGACGTCATCGAAGTGGTAGATGCCACCAACAAGGAGTGGTGGTGGGGCCGCATCCTGGACAGCGAGGGCTGGTTCCCTGCCAGCTTTGTTCGG tTGCGTGTGAACCAGGATGAGCCCATGGAGGAGTACCTAGCGCAGCTAGAGGAGGCCCGGGAGGAGGACTGCCGGGGGGTCAGCCTGCTGTTGGGCCCCGGCCTGCCCTGCAAGGAGCAGATGAGGACCAACGTCATCAACGAGATCATGAGCACGGAGCGAGACTACATCAAACACCTGAAGGACATCTGCGAG GGCTACATCAAACAGTGCCGCAAGCGAACCGACATGTTCTCAGAGGACCAGCTGAGGACCATATTTGGCAACATCGAGGAGATTTACAGGTTTCAGAAGAAGTTCCTCAAGGGCCTGGAAAAGAAGTTCAACAAAGAGGAGCCCCACCTCAGTGAGATCGGCTCATGTTTCCTCGAGCAC CAAACAGATTTCCAGATCTACTCGGAGTACTGCAACAACCACCCCAACGCCTGCCTCCAGCTCTCCAAGCTCATGAAGGTCAACAAGTATGTGTTCTTCTTTGAGGCGTGCCGACTGCTTCAGAAGATGATTGACATCTCTCTGGACGGCTTCCTGCTCACGCCCGTGCAGAAGATCTGCAAGTACCCTCTGCAGCTGGCCGAGCTGCTCAAGTACACCAACCCTCAGCACAG GGACTATGCGGATGTGGAGGCTGCCCTAAATGCCATGAAGAACGTGGCGAGACTTATTAATGAGAGAAAACGCCGTCTGGAGAACGTGGACAAAATTGCCCAGTGGCAGAGCTCCATAGAAGACTGGGAG ggtGAAGATGTCCTCACTAGAAGTTCAGATCTGATTTTCTCAGGGGAGCTGACGAAGATCTCACAGCCACAAGGAAAGAGCCAGCAGCGCATGTTTTTCCTGTTCGATCATCAGATGGTCTACTGCAAGAAG GACCTCCTACGTAGAGACATGCTTTACTACAAGGGCCGTATGGACATGGACCAGATGGAGGTGCTGGACGTGGAGGACGGCAAGGACAAGGACTTCAACGTGAGCGTGAAGAACGCCCTGAAGCTGCGCTCGCCCGGCGGGGACGAAGTCCACCTGCTGTGCGCCAAGAAGCCCGAGCAGAAGCAGCGCTGGCTGCGTGCCCTCGCCGACGAGCGCACTCAGGTGCAGCACGACAGAGAAACAG GCTTCTCCATCACTGAAGTCCAGAAGAAACAGGCCATGTTGAATGCCAGCAAAAGCCATCCCAGTGGGAAACCCAAAG CGGTGACCCGACCCTACTACGACTTCCTGCTGCGGCAGAAGCACCCGTCGCTGCCCTCTGCTGTGCCCCAGCAGCAGGTCTTCATGCTGGCTGAGCCCAAGCGCAAGACCTCCAACTTCTGGCAGAACATCGGCAGACTGACGCCTTTCAAGAAGTGA